The genomic DNA TATGTGAAATGGAACAAATTGGAGGTTGCCCAAAGTCTTTTTGATGCTTTAACGGAGAAGGATATCGTGTCCTGGAACACCATGGCTGCAGGATATGCCAAGGTTGGGAAAATAGAACTTGCGCAGAATTATTTTGAGCAAATGCCTAGAAGAGATCTTGTTTCTTGGAATTCATTAATTGCTGGATATGCCAAGAAGGGCGATTACACAATGGCAGTGAAGGTATTCAACGAAATGATTACGGAGAATGCGAAGCCTGACAGTAACACTCTGGTTAATTTGGTCTCTGCTGCAGCGGAAACTGGAGCGCTGGACCATGGAAGATCAATGCATGGCTTGATTGTGAGGATGCAGTTGAAAATAGATGTATTTTTGGGTTCGGCATTAATAGACATGTACTGCAAGGCCGGAAGCATTGAACGAGCCTTCATGGTTTTCCGGGGACTGAAAGAGAAAGATGTTACCGTATGGACAACAATGATTTCTGGATTCGCATTCCATGGTTACGGGCGCCAAGCCCTGGATCTGTTTTCGGAGATGCAGAGAGGGCTATCACCAAACGGGGTGACTCTTCTTGCTGTTCTTACAGCTTGTAGCCACAGCGGACTTGTGGATGAAGGGCTTAATCTATTCAACAACATGGACAAAAAATTTGGTATTGAACCAGGAGTTGAGCACTATGGGTGTTTAGTGGACCTTTTATGTCGATCGGGAAGGCTGGCAGAGGCGAAAGAAGTGATAAAAAAGATGCCGGTAAAGCCAAGTCGAAACATTTGGGGAGCAATGCTGAGTGCTTGTAGAGCACAGGGAGACATGGAACTAGCTGAAACAGCTTCAGCAGAGCTACTGAAGTTAGAGCCCGGGAGAGAGGGCGGATACATTATGATGTCGAATATTTACGCTGCTTGTGGAAAGTGGAGCTACTCGGATAAGATTCGAGAAGTCATGGAGGTCAGGGGAGTGAAGAAGACCGCAGGTTGCAGTAGCGTGAACGTCGACGGAGTTGTCCACAACTTTGTTGCCGCCGATAAGCGGCATCCGAGATGGGAAGAAATCTTCCTTGTTTTGCAGTGCATGAAAAGTGAAATGAAGCTGGCTGCTGGTTTCCAATTTGATCCATTTGTATAATCTTGGAAAATTGGCTAAATTGCTCGGGAATCGAATCCACGTTGTTAAGTTTTGTTTggagtgcttttaaaatggctaAAAGTATCATTAGTGAAAGTGTTTTTTGGACCgatctttaataaaaatacaagtgaaacCTGAAAAAGTAGTGTTTCCTACAAGAAATACATGCTTCTTATAAGAAgcatttcaagtgtttttaGAACCTAAAAGCATTTTTACCAGAAAcattttcaaccattttaaaagcattttcaaacaaaccttaaattgatcaaatcaaatggcGGTGACATATTAGtgctccctttttttttcctttttttttaggtaTCACACTAAAAAGCGTAAGACTAATTCCCAGTGCGGCCCAAAAAAAGTTCAAAGACATTTCAATAAAAAGTTCAAAGACATTTCAATTCATTCTTGACTAGTCAACTGACACATTTCCATCTAAAtatattttaaccaaaaatgtTTTCAGCCACTTTAAAATACTTCCAAATGAACCGTCAATCGACAAAAAGTTTATCATTTCAAGAATTGAGATTGAAAATGTTATCGTTCTCGTGACAATTTATCTATAATATTCATTGTCAGGAATGAGATTCACTTACTCGAGTAGACTAGCGGAAGGTAAAACTGTAAAAGTTATAAACATAAAAACTTTCTTATCTTTTGAACAGTTACTTAAGAAATCACCCACTTCAGGAAACAAAAGGTTTACAAAGTATAACCAAT from Pyrus communis chromosome 17, drPyrComm1.1, whole genome shotgun sequence includes the following:
- the LOC137723391 gene encoding pentatricopeptide repeat-containing protein At3g04750, mitochondrial, with amino-acid sequence MQQCGRGIRCLSSSSSMGRRIHWDPTVALELNHPALVLLEKCSTRHHFKQILGQMMRTCLIGQTFPMSRLLTFSAISHPENLDMAVLLFDHFTPNPNLYIYNSMISALSFSKSQAFALYISMLKAGICPDKHTLLYLLQASECVVEAKQIHSHAVVTGLLSHRYLQNTLMKIYLEKGEMGLAQQLFDDVPTPDTVPFNIMTVGYAKMGYFSEALQLFYEMVGLGLEPDEFTILGLLISCGLLGDARLGMSVHAWIERRKAITSGNLILGNALLDMYVKWNKLEVAQSLFDALTEKDIVSWNTMAAGYAKVGKIELAQNYFEQMPRRDLVSWNSLIAGYAKKGDYTMAVKVFNEMITENAKPDSNTLVNLVSAAAETGALDHGRSMHGLIVRMQLKIDVFLGSALIDMYCKAGSIERAFMVFRGLKEKDVTVWTTMISGFAFHGYGRQALDLFSEMQRGLSPNGVTLLAVLTACSHSGLVDEGLNLFNNMDKKFGIEPGVEHYGCLVDLLCRSGRLAEAKEVIKKMPVKPSRNIWGAMLSACRAQGDMELAETASAELLKLEPGREGGYIMMSNIYAACGKWSYSDKIREVMEVRGVKKTAGCSSVNVDGVVHNFVAADKRHPRWEEIFLVLQCMKSEMKLAAGFQFDPFV